Proteins from a genomic interval of Salmo salar chromosome ssa14, Ssal_v3.1, whole genome shotgun sequence:
- the LOC106569000 gene encoding proteoglycan 4 isoform X1 produces the protein MLKLKVMMTASSLLAALVVVTCAALLPFSAAQTSCSGRCGDPFTRGQPCQCDASCLTHDECCKDFEAHCTFGESCSGRCGESFRRGRLCDCDPGCVRYDTCCRDYQNHCDATTTPPPTQRIKPDAKKKPTVPPKNKPISETEFKSLKSPKKPSNSESEESSQDQSQTIYPSPSDLFPETQDYDTNGPYPGSSSPKSQSHYSLFSEDPASPLNPDFYPLTDSFNGPSSTAPATVMDALSDAATSLLEGISPLLPTPMATTPSALPSFTGQLPGPANFPSTGLPMPSHGGPSAGNAGPRALLSGPPLLPTLADIAKALGLKNPITLADIAKAMGLNTANDPITLANIAKALGFNNPNDPKPPQNPKNSIVLADIAEAMGLNSPNDPITLANIAKALGFKSPNDPKPRQDPSSLADIAKALGLNSPNDPITLANIAKALGFNNSNDPKPPQNPNNPITLVDIAKALGLNSPNDPITLANIAKALGFNDPNAPKNPQYPSSLADIAKALGYNINEPITLADIAKALGLKKENNPFTLADIAKALGLKTPKDPITLANIAKALGLKDPSTLADIAKALGFNNPNDPKPPQTPSYLSDIAKALGLNSPNDPITLANIARVLGLNDPNKPITLADIAKALGLNDSSKLADIAKALGVKNSNKPITLEDIAKVLGFKNPKDPNTLADVATALGLNDPYKPITLADIATALGLSDPSTLADIAKALGVNSPNDPKRPSNHNTLADIAKALGLNDPNKPITLADIAKALGVNNPNDPKPPQNPNKPITLADIAKALGLKTPNNPFTLADITKTLGLKTPKDPITLANIAKALGLKDPSTLADIAKALGFNNPNDPKPPQNPSYLSDIAKALGLNSPNDPITLANIARALGLNDPNKPITLADIANALGLNDSRTLADIAKPLGVKNPNKPITLADIAKVLGFKNPNDPKTSQNPNTLADVAKALGLNDPYTLITLADIATALGLSDPSTLADVAKALGVNSPNDPKRPSNSNTLADIAKALGLNDPNKPITLADIAKALGVNNPNDPKPPQNPNEPITLADIAKALGLKTPNNPFTLADITKALGLKTPKDPITLANIAKALGLKDPSTLADIAKALGFNNPNDPKPPQNPSYLSDIAKALGLNSPNDPITLANIARALGLNDPNKPITLADIANALGLNDSSTLADIAKPLGVKNPNKPITLADIAKVLGFKNPNDPKTSQNPNTLADVAKALGLNDPYTPITLADIATALGLSDPSTLADVAKALGVNSPNDPKKPSNRNTLADIAKALGLNDPNKPITLADIAKALGLKDPSTTAEITKSLGYNNPNTGLPDADSNPDLCSDLPINGLTTLANGTILIFKGHFFWTMDPITKDHGPARNITEELGIPSPIDSAFTRTNCQDKSYIIKGDDYWGMDNGNMEPGYPKSVASGFHGLTGTITAALPVPATRRRPESVYFFKKGGTMQKYSYHAGSSTVCGRKSKSSTKKRHARQTEMSLGAEINIKLALKGFPSSVTSAVSVPSPKKADGYDYFLFAGPLYFNIKISGDLPALAKPDNADPRQNSITKWLKCI, from the exons ATG TTGAAACTGAAAGTCATGATGACTGCATCATCGCTGCTGGCTGCCCTCGTGGTGGTGACCTGCGCTGCTCTTTTGCCATTCTCTGCTGCTCAAA CCAGTTGCAGTGGTCGATGTGGTGACCCGTTCACTCGTGGTCAGCCCTGCCAGTGTGACGCCAGCTGCCTCACTCACGACGAGTGCTGCAAGGACTTTGAGGCTCACTGCACTTTCG GTGAGTCGTGcagtggtaggtgtggtgaatcGTTCAGACGAGGCAGGCTTTGTGATTGTGACCCAGGCTGTGTCCGCTACGACACCTGTTGCCGTGACTACCAGAACCACTGTG ATGCCACTACAACTCCACCACCAACTCAGAGGATCAAGCCGGATGCCAAGAAAAAGCCAACAG TGCCTCCCAAGAACAAACCCATCAGCGAGACAGAATTTAAGAGTCTCAAATCTCCCAAGAAACCTTCAAACAGCGAGAGTGAGGAAAGCAGCCAAG ACCAGAGCCAGACCATATACCCTTCTCCATCCGACCTCTTCCCTGAGACTCAGGACTATG ATACCAACGGCCCTTACCCTGGATCCAGCAGCCCCAAGAGCCAGAGTCACTATTCTCTTTTCTCTGAGGACCCAGCTTCCCCTTTGAACCCTGACTTCTACCCTCTGACTGACAGCTTCAATGGTCCCAGCTCCACAGCCCCAGCTACTGTCATGGATG CTCTGAGTGATGCAGCCACCAGTCTCTTGGAGGgaatctcccccctcctccctacaCCCATGGCCACCACTCCCTCTGCCCTGCCTTCCTTCACTGGTCAGCTCCCTGGACCTGCTAACTTCCCATCCACTGGCTTGCCCATGCCCAGCCATGGTGGACCCTCAGCGGGTAACGCTGGCCCCCGGgccctgttgtctggacctcccCTGCTCCCTACTCTGGCAGATATCGCCAAGGCCTTGGGGCTAAAGAACCCCATCACTCTGGCAGACATAGCCAAGGCCATGGGGCTCAACACTGCCAATGACCCAATCACTTTGGCAAACATAGCCAAGGCCTTGGGGTTCAACAACCCCAATGATCCTAAACCTCCCCAAAACCCCAAGAACTCCATCGTTCTGGCAGACATAGCCGAAGCAATGGGGCTTAACTCCCCCAATGACCCAATCACTTTGGCAAACATAGCCAAGGCCTTGGGGTTCAAGAGCCCCAACGACCCTAAACCCCGGCAAGACCCCAGCTCTCTGGCAGACATAGCCAAGGCCTTGGGGCTCAACTCCCCCAATGACCCCATCACATTGGCAAACATAGCGAAGGCCTTGGGGTTCAACAACTCCAATGACCCTAAACCTCCCCAAAACCCCAACAACCCCATCACTCTGGTAGACATAGCCAAGGCCTTGGGGCTCAACAGCCCCAACGACCCCATCACTTTGGCAAACATAGCCAAGGCCTTGGGATTCAACGACCCCAATGCTCCTAAAAACCCCCAATACCCCAGCTCTCTGGCAGACATAGCCAAGGCATTAGGCTACAACATCAACGAACCCATTACTTTGGCAGACATAGCCAAGGCCTTAGGGCTCAAAAAAGAaaacaaccccttcactctggcAGACATAGCCAAGGCCTTAGGGCTCAAAACCCCCAAAGACCCCATCACGTTGGCAAACATAGCCAAGGCCTTGGGGCTCAAAGACCCCAGCACTCTGGCAGACATAGCCAAGGCCTTAGGGTTCAACAACCCCAACGACCCTAAACCCCCCCAAACCCCCAGCTATCTGTCAGACATAGCTAAGGCCTTAGGGCTGAACAGCCCCAATGACCCAATCACTTTGGCAAACATAGCCAGGGTCTTGGGGCTGAACGACCCCAACAAACCCATCACTCTGGCAGACATAGCCAAGGCCTTGGGGCTCAATGACTCCAGCAAATTGGCAGACATAGCCAAGGCCTTGGGGGTCAAGAACTCCAACAAACCCATCACTCTGGAAGACATAGCCAAGGTTTTGGGATTCAAAAACCCCAAAGATCCAAACACTCTGGCAGATGTAGCCACGGCCTTGGGGCTCAACGACCCCTACAAACCCATCACTCTGGCAGACATAGCCACGGCGTTGGGACTCAGTGACCCCAGCACTCTGGCAGACATAGCCAAGGCCTTGGGGGTCAACAGCCCCAACGACCCTAAAAGACCCAGCAACCACAACACTCTGGCAGACATAGCCAAGGCACTGGGGCTCAACGACCCCAACAAACCCATCACTCTGGCAGACATAGCCAAGGCCTTGGGGGTCAACAACCCCAACGACCCTAAACCCCCCCAAAACCCCAACAAACCCATCACTCTGGCAGACATAGCCAAGGCCTTAGGGCTCAAAACACCcaacaaccccttcactctggcAGACATAACCAAGACCTTAGGGCTCAAAACCCCCAAAGACCCCATCACTTTGGCAAACATAGCCAAGGCCTTGGGGCTCAAAGACCCCAGCACTCTTGCAGACATAGCCAAGGCCTTAGGGTTCAACAACCCCAACGACCCTAAACCCCCCCAAAACCCCAGCTATCTGTCAGACATAGCTAAGGCCTTAGGGCTCAACAGCCCCAATGACCCAATCACTTTGGCAAACATAGCCAGGGCCTTGGGGCTGAACGACCCCAACAAACCAATCACACTGGCAGACATAGCCAATGCCTTGGGTCTCAATGACTCCAGAACTTTAGCAGACATAGCCAAGCCCTTGGGGGTCAAGAACCCAAACAAACCCATCACTCTGGCAGACATAGCCAAGGTTTTGGGATTCAAAAACCCCAACGACCCTAAAACCTCCCAAAACCCCAACACTCTGGCAGATGTAGCCAAGGCCTTGGGGCTCAACGACCCCTACACACTCATCACTCTGGCAGACATAGCCACGGCGTTGGGACTCAGTGACCCCAGCACTCTGGCAGACGTAGCAAAGGCCTTGGGGGTCAACAGCCCCAACGACCCTAAAAGACCCAGCAACAGCAACACTCTGGCAGACATAGCCAAAGCACTGGGGCTCAACGACCCCAACAAACCCATCACTCTGGCAGACATAGCCAAGGCCTTGGGGGTCAACAACCCCAACGACCCTAAACCCCCCCAAAACCCCAACGAACCCATCACTCTGGCAGACATAGCCAAGGCCTTAGGGCTCAAAACACCcaacaaccccttcactctggcAGACATAACCAAGGCCTTAGGGCTCAAAACCCCCAAAGACCCCATCACTTTGGCAAACATAGCCAAGGCCTTGGGGCTCAAAGACCCCAGCACTCTTGCAGACATAGCCAAGGCCTTAGGGTTCAACAACCCCAACGACCCTAAACCCCCCCAAAACCCCAGCTATCTGTCAGACATAGCTAAGGCCTTAGGGCTCAACAGCCCCAATGACCCAATCACTTTGGCAAACATAGCCAGGGCCTTGGGGCTGAACGACCCCAACAAACCAATCACACTGGCAGACATAGCCAACGCCTTGGGTCTCAATGACTCCAGCACTTTAGCAGACATAGCCAAGCCCTTGGGGGTCAAGAACCCCAACAAACCCATCACTCTGGCAGACATAGCCAAGGTTTTGGGATTCAAAAACCCCAACGACCCTAAAACCTCCCAAAACCCCAACACTCTGGCAGATGTAGCCAAGGCCTTGGGGCTCAACGACCCCTACACACCCATCACTCTGGCAGACATAGCCACGGCGTTGGGACTCAGTGACCCCAGCACTCTGGCAGACGTAGCCAAGGCCTTGGGGGTCAACAGCCCCAACGACCCTAAAAAACCCAGCAACCGCAACACTCTGGCAGACATAGCCAAGGCACTGGGGCTCAACGACCCCAACAAACCCATCACTCTGGCAGACATAGCCAAGGCCTTGGGACTCAAAGACCCCAGCACTACAGCAGAAATAACCAAGTCCTTGGGCTACAACAACCCCAACACAGGTCTACCAG ATGCCGACAGTAACCCAGACCTCTGCAGTGACCTGCCCATCAACGGATTGACCACTCTGGCCAACGGAACCATTCTCATCTTcaagg GTCATTTCTTCTGGACGATGGATCCCATCACCAAGGACCATGGGCCGGCCCGCAACATCACAGAGGAGCTGGGCATCCCCTCCCCCATCGACAGTGCCTTCACCCGCACCAACTGCCAGGACAAGAGCTACATCATCAAG GGTGATGACTACTGGGGGATGGATAATGGCAACATGGAGCCTGGTTACCCCAAATCTGTTGCCTCTGGTTTTCATGGTCTGACTGGCACCATCACTGCAGCCCTGCCTGTGCCTGCAACCAGGAGGAGGCCTGAGTCTGTCTACTTCTTCAAGAAAG GAGGCACCATGCAGAAATACTCATACCATGCTGGAAGTAGCACTGTCTGTGGCAGGAAATCCAAGTCCAGTACAAAGAAACGCCACGCTCGCCAAACAGAGATGAGTCTGGGAGCCGAGATCAACATCAAGCTGGCTCTGAAAGGCTTTCCCTCCTCAGTGACCTCAGCGGTGTCTGTCCCCAGCCCCAAGAAGGCCGACGGATACGACTACTTCCTCTTCGCTGGAC CTCTGTACTTCAACATCAAGATATCTGGTGATCTGCCTGCTCTGGCCAAACCAGACAACGCTGATCCCCGCCAAAACTCCATCACGAAGTGGCTCAAGTGTATCTAG
- the LOC106569000 gene encoding proteoglycan 4 isoform X3 — protein MLKLKVMMTASSLLAALVVVTCAALLPFSAAQTSCSGRCGDPFTRGQPCQCDASCLTHDECCKDFEAHCTFGESCSGRCGESFRRGRLCDCDPGCVRYDTCCRDYQNHCDATTTPPPTQRIKPDAKKKPTDQSQTIYPSPSDLFPETQDYDTNGPYPGSSSPKSQSHYSLFSEDPASPLNPDFYPLTDSFNGPSSTAPATVMDALSDAATSLLEGISPLLPTPMATTPSALPSFTGQLPGPANFPSTGLPMPSHGGPSAGNAGPRALLSGPPLLPTLADIAKALGLKNPITLADIAKAMGLNTANDPITLANIAKALGFNNPNDPKPPQNPKNSIVLADIAEAMGLNSPNDPITLANIAKALGFKSPNDPKPRQDPSSLADIAKALGLNSPNDPITLANIAKALGFNNSNDPKPPQNPNNPITLVDIAKALGLNSPNDPITLANIAKALGFNDPNAPKNPQYPSSLADIAKALGYNINEPITLADIAKALGLKKENNPFTLADIAKALGLKTPKDPITLANIAKALGLKDPSTLADIAKALGFNNPNDPKPPQTPSYLSDIAKALGLNSPNDPITLANIARVLGLNDPNKPITLADIAKALGLNDSSKLADIAKALGVKNSNKPITLEDIAKVLGFKNPKDPNTLADVATALGLNDPYKPITLADIATALGLSDPSTLADIAKALGVNSPNDPKRPSNHNTLADIAKALGLNDPNKPITLADIAKALGVNNPNDPKPPQNPNKPITLADIAKALGLKTPNNPFTLADITKTLGLKTPKDPITLANIAKALGLKDPSTLADIAKALGFNNPNDPKPPQNPSYLSDIAKALGLNSPNDPITLANIARALGLNDPNKPITLADIANALGLNDSRTLADIAKPLGVKNPNKPITLADIAKVLGFKNPNDPKTSQNPNTLADVAKALGLNDPYTLITLADIATALGLSDPSTLADVAKALGVNSPNDPKRPSNSNTLADIAKALGLNDPNKPITLADIAKALGVNNPNDPKPPQNPNEPITLADIAKALGLKTPNNPFTLADITKALGLKTPKDPITLANIAKALGLKDPSTLADIAKALGFNNPNDPKPPQNPSYLSDIAKALGLNSPNDPITLANIARALGLNDPNKPITLADIANALGLNDSSTLADIAKPLGVKNPNKPITLADIAKVLGFKNPNDPKTSQNPNTLADVAKALGLNDPYTPITLADIATALGLSDPSTLADVAKALGVNSPNDPKKPSNRNTLADIAKALGLNDPNKPITLADIAKALGLKDPSTTAEITKSLGYNNPNTGLPDADSNPDLCSDLPINGLTTLANGTILIFKGHFFWTMDPITKDHGPARNITEELGIPSPIDSAFTRTNCQDKSYIIKGDDYWGMDNGNMEPGYPKSVASGFHGLTGTITAALPVPATRRRPESVYFFKKGGTMQKYSYHAGSSTVCGRKSKSSTKKRHARQTEMSLGAEINIKLALKGFPSSVTSAVSVPSPKKADGYDYFLFAGPLYFNIKISGDLPALAKPDNADPRQNSITKWLKCI, from the exons ATG TTGAAACTGAAAGTCATGATGACTGCATCATCGCTGCTGGCTGCCCTCGTGGTGGTGACCTGCGCTGCTCTTTTGCCATTCTCTGCTGCTCAAA CCAGTTGCAGTGGTCGATGTGGTGACCCGTTCACTCGTGGTCAGCCCTGCCAGTGTGACGCCAGCTGCCTCACTCACGACGAGTGCTGCAAGGACTTTGAGGCTCACTGCACTTTCG GTGAGTCGTGcagtggtaggtgtggtgaatcGTTCAGACGAGGCAGGCTTTGTGATTGTGACCCAGGCTGTGTCCGCTACGACACCTGTTGCCGTGACTACCAGAACCACTGTG ATGCCACTACAACTCCACCACCAACTCAGAGGATCAAGCCGGATGCCAAGAAAAAGCCAACAG ACCAGAGCCAGACCATATACCCTTCTCCATCCGACCTCTTCCCTGAGACTCAGGACTATG ATACCAACGGCCCTTACCCTGGATCCAGCAGCCCCAAGAGCCAGAGTCACTATTCTCTTTTCTCTGAGGACCCAGCTTCCCCTTTGAACCCTGACTTCTACCCTCTGACTGACAGCTTCAATGGTCCCAGCTCCACAGCCCCAGCTACTGTCATGGATG CTCTGAGTGATGCAGCCACCAGTCTCTTGGAGGgaatctcccccctcctccctacaCCCATGGCCACCACTCCCTCTGCCCTGCCTTCCTTCACTGGTCAGCTCCCTGGACCTGCTAACTTCCCATCCACTGGCTTGCCCATGCCCAGCCATGGTGGACCCTCAGCGGGTAACGCTGGCCCCCGGgccctgttgtctggacctcccCTGCTCCCTACTCTGGCAGATATCGCCAAGGCCTTGGGGCTAAAGAACCCCATCACTCTGGCAGACATAGCCAAGGCCATGGGGCTCAACACTGCCAATGACCCAATCACTTTGGCAAACATAGCCAAGGCCTTGGGGTTCAACAACCCCAATGATCCTAAACCTCCCCAAAACCCCAAGAACTCCATCGTTCTGGCAGACATAGCCGAAGCAATGGGGCTTAACTCCCCCAATGACCCAATCACTTTGGCAAACATAGCCAAGGCCTTGGGGTTCAAGAGCCCCAACGACCCTAAACCCCGGCAAGACCCCAGCTCTCTGGCAGACATAGCCAAGGCCTTGGGGCTCAACTCCCCCAATGACCCCATCACATTGGCAAACATAGCGAAGGCCTTGGGGTTCAACAACTCCAATGACCCTAAACCTCCCCAAAACCCCAACAACCCCATCACTCTGGTAGACATAGCCAAGGCCTTGGGGCTCAACAGCCCCAACGACCCCATCACTTTGGCAAACATAGCCAAGGCCTTGGGATTCAACGACCCCAATGCTCCTAAAAACCCCCAATACCCCAGCTCTCTGGCAGACATAGCCAAGGCATTAGGCTACAACATCAACGAACCCATTACTTTGGCAGACATAGCCAAGGCCTTAGGGCTCAAAAAAGAaaacaaccccttcactctggcAGACATAGCCAAGGCCTTAGGGCTCAAAACCCCCAAAGACCCCATCACGTTGGCAAACATAGCCAAGGCCTTGGGGCTCAAAGACCCCAGCACTCTGGCAGACATAGCCAAGGCCTTAGGGTTCAACAACCCCAACGACCCTAAACCCCCCCAAACCCCCAGCTATCTGTCAGACATAGCTAAGGCCTTAGGGCTGAACAGCCCCAATGACCCAATCACTTTGGCAAACATAGCCAGGGTCTTGGGGCTGAACGACCCCAACAAACCCATCACTCTGGCAGACATAGCCAAGGCCTTGGGGCTCAATGACTCCAGCAAATTGGCAGACATAGCCAAGGCCTTGGGGGTCAAGAACTCCAACAAACCCATCACTCTGGAAGACATAGCCAAGGTTTTGGGATTCAAAAACCCCAAAGATCCAAACACTCTGGCAGATGTAGCCACGGCCTTGGGGCTCAACGACCCCTACAAACCCATCACTCTGGCAGACATAGCCACGGCGTTGGGACTCAGTGACCCCAGCACTCTGGCAGACATAGCCAAGGCCTTGGGGGTCAACAGCCCCAACGACCCTAAAAGACCCAGCAACCACAACACTCTGGCAGACATAGCCAAGGCACTGGGGCTCAACGACCCCAACAAACCCATCACTCTGGCAGACATAGCCAAGGCCTTGGGGGTCAACAACCCCAACGACCCTAAACCCCCCCAAAACCCCAACAAACCCATCACTCTGGCAGACATAGCCAAGGCCTTAGGGCTCAAAACACCcaacaaccccttcactctggcAGACATAACCAAGACCTTAGGGCTCAAAACCCCCAAAGACCCCATCACTTTGGCAAACATAGCCAAGGCCTTGGGGCTCAAAGACCCCAGCACTCTTGCAGACATAGCCAAGGCCTTAGGGTTCAACAACCCCAACGACCCTAAACCCCCCCAAAACCCCAGCTATCTGTCAGACATAGCTAAGGCCTTAGGGCTCAACAGCCCCAATGACCCAATCACTTTGGCAAACATAGCCAGGGCCTTGGGGCTGAACGACCCCAACAAACCAATCACACTGGCAGACATAGCCAATGCCTTGGGTCTCAATGACTCCAGAACTTTAGCAGACATAGCCAAGCCCTTGGGGGTCAAGAACCCAAACAAACCCATCACTCTGGCAGACATAGCCAAGGTTTTGGGATTCAAAAACCCCAACGACCCTAAAACCTCCCAAAACCCCAACACTCTGGCAGATGTAGCCAAGGCCTTGGGGCTCAACGACCCCTACACACTCATCACTCTGGCAGACATAGCCACGGCGTTGGGACTCAGTGACCCCAGCACTCTGGCAGACGTAGCAAAGGCCTTGGGGGTCAACAGCCCCAACGACCCTAAAAGACCCAGCAACAGCAACACTCTGGCAGACATAGCCAAAGCACTGGGGCTCAACGACCCCAACAAACCCATCACTCTGGCAGACATAGCCAAGGCCTTGGGGGTCAACAACCCCAACGACCCTAAACCCCCCCAAAACCCCAACGAACCCATCACTCTGGCAGACATAGCCAAGGCCTTAGGGCTCAAAACACCcaacaaccccttcactctggcAGACATAACCAAGGCCTTAGGGCTCAAAACCCCCAAAGACCCCATCACTTTGGCAAACATAGCCAAGGCCTTGGGGCTCAAAGACCCCAGCACTCTTGCAGACATAGCCAAGGCCTTAGGGTTCAACAACCCCAACGACCCTAAACCCCCCCAAAACCCCAGCTATCTGTCAGACATAGCTAAGGCCTTAGGGCTCAACAGCCCCAATGACCCAATCACTTTGGCAAACATAGCCAGGGCCTTGGGGCTGAACGACCCCAACAAACCAATCACACTGGCAGACATAGCCAACGCCTTGGGTCTCAATGACTCCAGCACTTTAGCAGACATAGCCAAGCCCTTGGGGGTCAAGAACCCCAACAAACCCATCACTCTGGCAGACATAGCCAAGGTTTTGGGATTCAAAAACCCCAACGACCCTAAAACCTCCCAAAACCCCAACACTCTGGCAGATGTAGCCAAGGCCTTGGGGCTCAACGACCCCTACACACCCATCACTCTGGCAGACATAGCCACGGCGTTGGGACTCAGTGACCCCAGCACTCTGGCAGACGTAGCCAAGGCCTTGGGGGTCAACAGCCCCAACGACCCTAAAAAACCCAGCAACCGCAACACTCTGGCAGACATAGCCAAGGCACTGGGGCTCAACGACCCCAACAAACCCATCACTCTGGCAGACATAGCCAAGGCCTTGGGACTCAAAGACCCCAGCACTACAGCAGAAATAACCAAGTCCTTGGGCTACAACAACCCCAACACAGGTCTACCAG ATGCCGACAGTAACCCAGACCTCTGCAGTGACCTGCCCATCAACGGATTGACCACTCTGGCCAACGGAACCATTCTCATCTTcaagg GTCATTTCTTCTGGACGATGGATCCCATCACCAAGGACCATGGGCCGGCCCGCAACATCACAGAGGAGCTGGGCATCCCCTCCCCCATCGACAGTGCCTTCACCCGCACCAACTGCCAGGACAAGAGCTACATCATCAAG GGTGATGACTACTGGGGGATGGATAATGGCAACATGGAGCCTGGTTACCCCAAATCTGTTGCCTCTGGTTTTCATGGTCTGACTGGCACCATCACTGCAGCCCTGCCTGTGCCTGCAACCAGGAGGAGGCCTGAGTCTGTCTACTTCTTCAAGAAAG GAGGCACCATGCAGAAATACTCATACCATGCTGGAAGTAGCACTGTCTGTGGCAGGAAATCCAAGTCCAGTACAAAGAAACGCCACGCTCGCCAAACAGAGATGAGTCTGGGAGCCGAGATCAACATCAAGCTGGCTCTGAAAGGCTTTCCCTCCTCAGTGACCTCAGCGGTGTCTGTCCCCAGCCCCAAGAAGGCCGACGGATACGACTACTTCCTCTTCGCTGGAC CTCTGTACTTCAACATCAAGATATCTGGTGATCTGCCTGCTCTGGCCAAACCAGACAACGCTGATCCCCGCCAAAACTCCATCACGAAGTGGCTCAAGTGTATCTAG